In the genome of Drosophila kikkawai strain 14028-0561.14 chromosome 2R, DkikHiC1v2, whole genome shotgun sequence, the window TTACCCGGAAGTCGGCGTACACATTGTTCAGCTGCAAGACGTCGGGGAACTTGACCGACAACAGGCCAGGCATCGTGGGCACAGTCTTGGTGGCCAGTACGTGCTCATTGTACTTCAGCAGACACACCAAGTGATGTCCATTAATGTTGCCCGAAGCCATTTTACGCACATACTCCTGGCGCAGGGGAATCGTGATGTCCTTCACAGTTAGCAGTCCCTTCTCCTTGGGTGCGCCCACGGGACGCATGCTGTTCTCCACCCGCAAACGTTGCACCTCGTCCAGGCAGGCCTGCCGACGATGGGCTGGGAAGAGATTATCCGTTAGCAATAATCGATCTGGAAGCTGGATGTGAAGACTTACTTGCCAGCAGGAGATACCGCTCCCCCTCCACGGACTCCGTAGAGCCGGAGAACTCGACGGTGGCCGCGCACAGATTGAGGGCCTGGCTTGCCTGGCCGatcacctgctgctgcttgcacACCTCGCTCAGCAGCTTCTTGATCTTGTCCTGGGCCTGCGAGGCCTCGCTGGAGTCGCGCGCATTCTGAGCCTGATCGTCGTCCTCATCGGTCTGCTCGTCCATGCTAGCCGCCCCACCTTCGCCCTGTTGCGGTGAGTCATATTCCAGCCTGTGCTTGGCATGACAGTCCCCTGCGAGAGCTGATCGCATCACCTGCTGCTCGCGGCATATCTTCCGCACGGGCGTGGAATTGGAGCTCTGAAAGCGGAGAAGGTTATTTAATTATCTGTAAAGTCACTTTGAATGATTTCACTTACGTTGGCACTCTGCTGGCGACGGTAGAAGCTCACAGTGTGCACCAAGGTGACCAGGTTGTCGTTGTCCTGGTTCACGCTCAGCTCGGACTTGACCGGCTGCGCTCCACTGGGCAGCGGCGTCTGCACGTCCATGATATCCGAGTGCTCATCGATGGGTGTGCAAGTGCTGGTGGCTGGATTCTTTCGGAAGGAGAAGCTGTTCGAGGCCGTGGTTCCTTTGCTCTGCGAAAACAGGCTATTTTAGAAGAATATCCTAGCAGTTTTAAAGATAACCTACGCCGAAGGACAGCCGACTGGCATTCTGATCATCCCCGCTCTCGCTCTCATCGTCCTGAGTGCTGCCGTAATCCTCGCCCAGAGCCTGATTCAAATAATCATCCATGCCCGAGGCTTGCGACGAGTTCAACGAGCTGTCCTCGTGAGCCTCGTGGCTGTAGTACATGTTCTGGTCCGCATAGTGCACCGTCTGAAAGGAATTCAAGGGGATTAATGGCGACCGCCCGCTGGGTTGCGAGTTTTCTACCTGTTCGCTCACCTTTTTGGCACACTGCTGATGCTCCGCCTCGTTGCGCTGCACGGCGCTCATTATCTCGCGGCCCAGGCTGCCGTTGCACATACCGGCGCTGCTGTCCTCAGTCTGCGACTGGTCCTCCGACTCATCCATGCAACTGCTCGAATCAAAGATAAGCGGTTAGTTAAGCAAGCGATTTTATTGGTCGGTCTTGTCTAGGGGGTGGGCGAGGGGTCTAAAGCTATAAGTGTCTTATGCCTATCAGTCGGGGAAAGCTACTCGATGCAGAGCAGGAATAGCAGGCAGGAGTAGCATTTGTCAGCGCACCTTTCcgtctcctcctcgtccagaTGGTGGCTGTCATCGGTGGCGGAGGCCGTTTCCGTGGCACAGCAGTTGTCCCCGCTGGAATCGAGGTCGGACAAGGCCGGATACAGGCGATCGGAATGAGATGTGCGGGCTCGCTTGGAGTCCTCGTCAGTGATGGGCGCATCACCAGCTGAAATTACGGGAATATCAGCTAAAGGTTTCCGAATTTCCCTGGTTTAGTCGTATTCGCTTACGTGAACGCCTCTTGCTGCTGGCCGATGCGGGTGAAAGTCCTACAGTGGGCGGtggcggaggcggcggcaTGGGACGCACCAATCTACTAGGAGCTGGCGCAGGTGCTGGAACCGGTGCAGGCACAACACTGGCCGATTGCTGGATGTCGAAAAGCTCCTTTTGCTTGTTGAAACGATTCGAGATTATCTGCATGTCCTCCTGTCTCTGGCGATCGATTTCCTTGAACCTGTTCTCAGAGCTGGATTGAGCGTTGGCCACCAGAGCGGCCACCTTGTCGCGCAGCTTGTTCTCCGGCTTGGGTTTagccgcagcagcagataCCGTGGTAGCAGCCGCAGCGGTCACCGGATGCACTGCCGCCACATGGGCTGTTGTTGGAGCAAATGAGAAACCCCAATTGAATGTAAAACTCGAGCATCTAAGCCTCGGAATTCTTACCTTTCGCCTCCTCGGGCCTGATCTGGCTAATACTGGGAGCAGTTCCAATGGGCGCCTTGGGCAGCATGGCCTTGTTGTTCCCTGTTTCGAAGAGCTTCATGCGCTCCTTCAGCGACAGCTCGCAGGGATCCTTCTGGTTACGCTGGCTGCCTTGCAACTGTCCACTGCCACCGGCTTTATTCTCGAAAATGGCTGCTCGGCCGGAAACCAAACCAGACTTCACGCTCACCGCAGGCGCTGAAGCTGGTGCAGGCTTGGCTAGCTGAGGAGCAGAGGACCCAAAGGTTCTGGCCACCTGGCTGACGGTCGTCGATTTCTCTGGCACTGGTGGCTTGACCGCTGGCGCCGGCTCTCCCTGTTTGGCATAATCATATGTGTGTTTAATAGTCGACGACTCGCGGCGCTGAAAACCTTGGGCCTCCAATGAGCTCAGTACCTTTGGATCCCACTTTAGCTGCTTGGTCCGGGCAGCCTCGTCTACTTCGTCCTTACGTGGGGGTTGCGGGGCAGGCCCCTTCTCTGCCCGCCGACTGGGCAAATCCGGCTTCGGTGGCGGCGCCTCAATGGGTCTGTGCACATCGTGGTGTGCCGTGTCGTCCTCCCACTGGTTAATAGTGTCCGCTAAAGCGGCTAGTTTCCCAAATTTCTGCTTCGGCTGTCTGCTGCAGCGGCTGGTCatatcgtcgtcgtcgcccgCATGGAACTGCCCCTCCGTGCGGTGGATGGGCGAGGAGAGGTCGTCAGTGTTCGAGTACAAAGCGCCCATGCGCTGCAGTCTGCTACGGGAAGTGTCCCTGAGTCTCGCCAGCGGCTGGTTAACTGGCTCCAGGGCGGGACTCGGTGTCTCcgcctcctcgtcgtcgtcggtcACCTCCTGCTCTTGGATCTCAACTTGCACCTGGAGGAACCGAATTCCAGCACACAAGAGATAAGCAAAAAAGCGCGAAACGGGACAGGGGTGGGTGAGCGAAACTTACCCCAATTGCTTTGTCTGTGGTTATGTTTATCTCAATGCCCATCTCCATGTTCTCCTTGTCCTTGACCGCCGTATAGTGACGCAGCGGCTTGGATGGCGACGCCTCCAGCGAAGCCTTGTCTAGCAGCACGACcttgccactgctgctggcgGCGCTCTGCACACCCGGAGAGTGGCTCCTGGGAGCCACCGCGGCGGCATCCGACGTCGGAACGCTGCACTCGGAGAGGGGGAATTTGCTGGCGTTGCTGATGCCGAGGGCGCGACTGCGCTGTTCCGCCTTCTCGAGCATGAGCTAGAAAACGGAAATTCCATGGAAATGGAGATTGATGGATGCAATTACCAACACTCGTGCACCGCA includes:
- the scra gene encoding anillin isoform X1 encodes the protein MDEFTQLMLEKAEQRSRALGISNASKFPLSECSVPTSDAAAVAPRSHSPGVQSAASSSGKVVLLDKASLEASPSKPLRHYTAVKDKENMEMGIEINITTDKAIGVQVEIQEQEVTDDDEEAETPSPALEPVNQPLARLRDTSRSRLQRMGALYSNTDDLSSPIHRTEGQFHAGDDDDMTSRCSRQPKQKFGKLAALADTINQWEDDTAHHDVHRPIEAPPPKPDLPSRRAEKGPAPQPPRKDEVDEAARTKQLKWDPKVLSSLEAQGFQRRESSTIKHTYDYAKQGEPAPAVKPPVPEKSTTVSQVARTFGSSAPQLAKPAPASAPAVSVKSGLVSGRAAIFENKAGGSGQLQGSQRNQKDPCELSLKERMKLFETGNNKAMLPKAPIGTAPSISQIRPEEAKAHVAAVHPVTAAAATTVSAAAAKPKPENKLRDKVAALVANAQSSSENRFKEIDRQRQEDMQIISNRFNKQKELFDIQQSASVVPAPVPAPAPAPSRLVRPMPPPPPPPTVGLSPASASSKRRSPGDAPITDEDSKRARTSHSDRLYPALSDLDSSGDNCCATETASATDDSHHLDEEETESCMDESEDQSQTEDSSAGMCNGSLGREIMSAVQRNEAEHQQCAKKTVHYADQNMYYSHEAHEDSSLNSSQASGMDDYLNQALGEDYGSTQDDESESGDDQNASRLSFGSKGTTASNSFSFRKNPATSTCTPIDEHSDIMDVQTPLPSGAQPVKSELSVNQDNDNLVTLVHTVSFYRRQQSANSSNSTPVRKICREQQVMRSALAGDCHAKHRLEYDSPQQGEGGAASMDEQTDEDDDQAQNARDSSEASQAQDKIKKLLSEVCKQQQVIGQASQALNLCAATVEFSGSTESVEGERYLLLATHRRQACLDEVQRLRVENSMRPVGAPKEKGLLTVKDITIPLRQEYVRKMASGNINGHHLVCLLKYNEHVLATKTVPTMPGLLSVKFPDVLQLNNVYADFRITLEIYGMLAQRDQLPHELKYHINVNKKGGVKTPKKKSGENRLVMPPVQSPAGPHVVRKPQLVQYGFAIFSLREIQRTSWTLTQVLGVSPLEGVVHMKVNCELSVSVEYKGFLTMFEDISGFGAWHRRWCYLNGSVLNFWKYPDDEKRKTPMGSIDLNACSSQKVSTAPRDICARLNTMLLECERPAMDTDQESLIIVPKGHTTTVRHLLSADTKEEREEWCAYFNKALTLLRAWGNTH
- the scra gene encoding anillin isoform X2, with the protein product MDEFTQLMLEKAEQRSRALGISNASKFPLSECSVPTSDAAAVAPRSHSPGVQSAASSSGKVVLLDKASLEASPSKPLRHYTAVKDKENMEMGIEINITTDKAIGVQVEIQEQEVTDDDEEAETPSPALEPVNQPLARLRDTSRSRLQRMGALYSNTDDLSSPIHRTEGQFHAGDDDDMTSRCSRQPKQKFGKLAALADTINQWEDDTAHHDVHRPIEAPPPKPDLPSRRAEKGPAPQPPRKDEVDEAARTKQLKWDPKGEPAPAVKPPVPEKSTTVSQVARTFGSSAPQLAKPAPASAPAVSVKSGLVSGRAAIFENKAGGSGQLQGSQRNQKDPCELSLKERMKLFETGNNKAMLPKAPIGTAPSISQIRPEEAKAHVAAVHPVTAAAATTVSAAAAKPKPENKLRDKVAALVANAQSSSENRFKEIDRQRQEDMQIISNRFNKQKELFDIQQSASVVPAPVPAPAPAPSRLVRPMPPPPPPPTVGLSPASASSKRRSPGDAPITDEDSKRARTSHSDRLYPALSDLDSSGDNCCATETASATDDSHHLDEEETESCMDESEDQSQTEDSSAGMCNGSLGREIMSAVQRNEAEHQQCAKKTVHYADQNMYYSHEAHEDSSLNSSQASGMDDYLNQALGEDYGSTQDDESESGDDQNASRLSFGSKGTTASNSFSFRKNPATSTCTPIDEHSDIMDVQTPLPSGAQPVKSELSVNQDNDNLVTLVHTVSFYRRQQSANSSNSTPVRKICREQQVMRSALAGDCHAKHRLEYDSPQQGEGGAASMDEQTDEDDDQAQNARDSSEASQAQDKIKKLLSEVCKQQQVIGQASQALNLCAATVEFSGSTESVEGERYLLLATHRRQACLDEVQRLRVENSMRPVGAPKEKGLLTVKDITIPLRQEYVRKMASGNINGHHLVCLLKYNEHVLATKTVPTMPGLLSVKFPDVLQLNNVYADFRITLEIYGMLAQRDQLPHELKYHINVNKKGGVKTPKKKSGENRLVMPPVQSPAGPHVVRKPQLVQYGFAIFSLREIQRTSWTLTQVLGVSPLEGVVHMKVNCELSVSVEYKGFLTMFEDISGFGAWHRRWCYLNGSVLNFWKYPDDEKRKTPMGSIDLNACSSQKVSTAPRDICARLNTMLLECERPAMDTDQESLIIVPKGHTTTVRHLLSADTKEEREEWCAYFNKALTLLRAWGNTH